A single window of Gordonia crocea DNA harbors:
- a CDS encoding sedoheptulose 7-phosphate cyclase, which translates to MTGSGLAKDSAPITVLRATRETSTEIRRAAVVSDATGVVAAVRGRPALIVVSPTVNRLYAAAIGEIRSALGLAAADVMVVPTGEHAKSLASVERIVNVAGERGLARDGVIVGIGGGILLDMVGLAAGLFRRGVSHIKIGTTLIAQVDAAVGLKCGVNSGGAKNIAGAFNPPEATLTDGAFLATLPPREIRCGIAEILKLAVAGDGGLFELLEQHGALLLEPGARDTPEVRAIVDRAIRGMVDELASNPFESDLRRRVDFGHTVSGIFEVETGHRLAHGEAVALDVMLFSAVSVLRGSLDRAAYEMIVELAQRFGLQTWHPVMADLSVIERGLDDSARHRGRKLNLPLPSRIGGTYFVAERAEISSEALRDAVDLVAATRRVPSGHRGG; encoded by the coding sequence ATGACGGGAAGTGGACTCGCGAAGGATTCCGCGCCCATCACCGTTCTCCGCGCGACCCGGGAGACGTCGACGGAGATCCGGCGCGCCGCGGTGGTGTCCGACGCCACCGGGGTGGTGGCTGCAGTTCGGGGGCGGCCGGCGCTGATCGTCGTCAGCCCGACGGTGAATCGCCTCTATGCGGCGGCAATCGGCGAGATTCGATCTGCCCTTGGGCTCGCGGCCGCCGATGTGATGGTGGTGCCGACGGGCGAACATGCCAAATCGCTGGCGAGTGTCGAACGGATCGTGAATGTCGCCGGCGAGCGAGGACTTGCCCGCGATGGGGTCATCGTGGGAATCGGCGGCGGCATTCTCCTTGACATGGTGGGTCTGGCGGCCGGGCTTTTTCGGCGGGGCGTTTCACACATCAAGATCGGGACGACCTTGATCGCCCAGGTCGACGCCGCGGTCGGCCTCAAATGTGGAGTCAACTCCGGCGGTGCGAAGAACATTGCCGGCGCGTTCAATCCACCCGAGGCGACGCTCACCGACGGGGCATTTCTTGCGACCCTTCCGCCGCGCGAAATCCGTTGCGGCATAGCGGAGATCCTCAAACTCGCGGTAGCCGGCGACGGTGGGCTGTTCGAGCTGTTGGAGCAGCACGGCGCGCTGCTACTCGAACCCGGAGCCCGCGATACCCCGGAGGTGCGCGCGATTGTGGACCGGGCGATTCGTGGGATGGTCGATGAACTCGCCTCGAACCCTTTTGAGTCCGACCTGCGTCGACGTGTCGACTTCGGACATACGGTCAGTGGAATCTTCGAGGTCGAGACGGGTCACCGGCTGGCGCACGGGGAAGCCGTAGCGCTCGACGTGATGCTGTTCTCGGCGGTGTCGGTGCTCCGAGGGTCGCTCGATCGCGCGGCGTACGAGATGATCGTGGAACTCGCCCAACGGTTTGGACTCCAAACGTGGCACCCAGTCATGGCTGATCTGTCAGTGATCGAACGGGGTTTGGACGATTCGGCCCGGCACCGCGGACGTAAACTCAACCTGCCGCTGCCGTCGCGCATCGGCGGCACCTACTTCGTGGCCGAACGTGCCGAGATCTCGTCGGAGGCGCTCCGCGATGCCGTCGACCTGGTTGCCGCCACGCGACGCGTGCCTTCGGGTCACCGGGGTGGTTGA
- a CDS encoding NAD(P)-dependent oxidoreductase, producing the protein MTTRVLVTIPAPVSALDGPFEVVYGPIGSASDAEALLVGPTDRVDGAVLDSMPSLSVVAVAGAGTDAVDQDAISARGITLVSAPEATVVPTAELAVCLILMVSRGVPAAVAELDDQTWPGWAFDHVVGRGVAGLTLGLVGYGRIARRVADMAAALGMTVLHHRRTPSEEPGFRAELPDLLAASDVVSIHVPRTPETVNLIGAREIALMPPGSALVNTSRGGIVDEDALLRALASGHLSGAGVDVFVAEPGIPSRLLGVPNLVVTPHIGSATAQARAGMAEEAAAHLLAALDERRGRFR; encoded by the coding sequence GTGACGACTCGCGTCCTGGTCACCATCCCGGCGCCGGTGTCAGCGCTGGACGGCCCCTTCGAGGTCGTCTACGGCCCAATCGGATCGGCATCTGATGCGGAGGCATTGCTCGTCGGGCCGACCGACCGGGTCGACGGCGCGGTCCTCGACTCCATGCCCAGCCTGAGTGTCGTGGCCGTCGCCGGTGCGGGAACCGACGCGGTGGACCAGGACGCGATTTCGGCGCGGGGCATCACGCTGGTGAGCGCCCCGGAGGCCACCGTCGTCCCGACTGCCGAACTCGCCGTTTGCCTGATCCTCATGGTGTCGCGGGGGGTGCCTGCGGCCGTCGCCGAACTGGATGACCAGACGTGGCCCGGGTGGGCGTTCGACCACGTCGTCGGTCGCGGCGTCGCCGGGCTGACGCTGGGGTTGGTCGGCTACGGGCGGATAGCCCGACGCGTCGCAGACATGGCCGCCGCGCTGGGAATGACCGTCCTGCACCACCGGCGCACCCCGTCGGAGGAGCCGGGGTTTCGGGCGGAGTTGCCCGATCTGCTCGCGGCCTCCGATGTCGTGTCGATCCACGTGCCGCGCACCCCGGAGACGGTGAACCTGATCGGCGCGCGGGAGATCGCGCTGATGCCGCCCGGATCGGCCCTGGTGAACACGAGCCGAGGAGGAATCGTCGACGAGGATGCGCTGCTGCGCGCGTTGGCGAGCGGGCACCTTTCCGGTGCCGGCGTCGACGTCTTCGTCGCTGAGCCGGGTATCCCCAGCCGGTTGCTCGGGGTGCCGAATCTCGTCGTGACTCCCCACATCGGTTCGGCGACCGCGCAGGCCCGTGCGGGCATGGCCGAGGAGGCTGCCGCCCACCTGTTGGCGGCCCTGGATGAGCGGCGGGGAAGGTTCCGATGA
- a CDS encoding thioredoxin family protein has protein sequence MPVPSNPLPLGTRLPWFRLTDLDGNECAASDVGDGQIAIVAFICNHSPYVRHIETVLAEQLNAYRREGIFVVAISPNDVISYPSDSLAMMREQATRDVVFEFPYCLDESQEVTKVFQAACTPEIFVYDTAGRLAYHGQFDASRPSVADGTPVTGDSLARAITAVRVGDALNTPQSSSLGCSVKWRSGNEPDYVLALPDQRWILDVG, from the coding sequence GTGCCCGTCCCCTCCAATCCGCTGCCGTTGGGCACCCGTCTGCCCTGGTTCCGGTTGACCGACCTGGACGGCAACGAATGTGCCGCCTCCGACGTCGGTGACGGGCAAATCGCGATCGTCGCCTTCATCTGCAACCACTCGCCCTATGTGCGCCACATCGAGACCGTCCTCGCCGAACAGTTGAACGCCTACCGGCGCGAGGGGATCTTCGTGGTCGCAATCTCGCCCAATGACGTCATCAGCTATCCGTCCGACAGCCTCGCGATGATGCGGGAGCAGGCGACCCGCGACGTGGTCTTCGAGTTCCCGTACTGCCTCGACGAATCGCAAGAGGTGACCAAGGTGTTCCAGGCTGCCTGCACCCCGGAGATATTCGTGTACGACACCGCGGGGCGCCTGGCCTACCACGGCCAGTTCGACGCGAGCCGCCCCAGCGTCGCCGATGGAACGCCGGTGACGGGCGACAGCCTTGCTCGTGCCATCACCGCGGTGCGCGTCGGCGATGCCCTCAACACCCCGCAGTCGTCGTCATTGGGCTGCAGCGTCAAGTGGCGATCGGGCAATGAGCCGGACTACGTCCTGGCGCTTCCCGACCAGCGCTGGATCCTCGACGTCGGATAG